A single window of Microbaculum marinisediminis DNA harbors:
- a CDS encoding DUF1036 domain-containing protein, whose product MLAASVRDAAADFRICNTTPGRVGIAVGYKDDKGWATEGWWNVGPNSCETVLRGELASRYYYVYAIDYDHGGEWAGEAFMCTQDQMFTIRGINGCEDRGYQRTGFFEIDTQEQTTWTVQLQDPSLGGEGTGGRD is encoded by the coding sequence ATGCTTGCCGCTTCCGTGCGCGACGCGGCCGCCGATTTCCGCATCTGCAACACCACGCCTGGCCGCGTCGGCATCGCCGTCGGCTACAAGGACGACAAGGGCTGGGCGACGGAGGGCTGGTGGAATGTCGGCCCGAACAGCTGCGAAACCGTGCTGCGCGGCGAACTGGCGTCGCGCTACTATTACGTCTACGCGATCGACTACGATCACGGCGGCGAATGGGCCGGCGAAGCCTTTATGTGCACGCAGGATCAGATGTTCACGATCCGCGGCATCAACGGGTGCGAGGATCGCGGCTACCAGCGCACCGGTTTCTTCGAAATCGATACCCAGGAGCAGACCACCTGGACGGTCCAGCTCCAGGATCCGTCCCTCGGCGGCGAAGGCACCGGCGGCCGAGACTGA
- a CDS encoding DMT family transporter, with translation MTRVLETEIGASEARTAAFAFGALALGAVAMGASPIFVRLAEVGPFASAFWRVALALPALYAWMAYEARRGPGSTTPRFDRYVLVAGLLFAGDLFFWHLAIMNTTVANATFLAALAPVFVVSLSWFVLREAIGPKIVVGLGAGLAGAALLLGSSYSFAPSNLLGDSFGLITACFFGSYILAIRPARKHHPAGRLIFMSSLVTAAVLLAIALILEPTLFPATSKGLMMLIALALISHAGGQGLLALALGYLPAGFSSLVIFLEGVAAAVFGWMILGEDMTGMQLLGAAAILLGVWIARPRRRRQTG, from the coding sequence ATGACGCGCGTCCTCGAGACCGAAATCGGTGCGTCAGAAGCACGCACGGCGGCGTTCGCATTCGGCGCCCTGGCGCTCGGCGCCGTGGCGATGGGCGCCTCGCCGATCTTCGTCCGCCTCGCCGAGGTCGGCCCGTTCGCCAGCGCCTTCTGGCGCGTCGCCCTGGCACTGCCCGCACTCTACGCCTGGATGGCATACGAGGCGCGCCGCGGCCCCGGCTCCACCACGCCCCGTTTCGACCGGTATGTCCTGGTGGCCGGTCTCCTGTTCGCCGGCGACCTGTTCTTCTGGCACCTCGCGATCATGAACACGACCGTCGCCAACGCCACCTTCCTGGCGGCTCTGGCGCCGGTGTTCGTCGTCAGCCTGTCCTGGTTCGTCCTGCGCGAGGCGATCGGACCGAAGATCGTCGTCGGGCTCGGCGCCGGCCTTGCCGGTGCGGCGCTGCTGCTCGGATCGAGCTACAGCTTCGCCCCGTCCAACCTGCTCGGCGACAGCTTCGGCCTGATCACCGCGTGCTTCTTCGGCTCCTACATCCTGGCGATCCGTCCGGCCCGCAAGCACCATCCGGCCGGGCGCCTCATCTTCATGTCGTCGCTGGTGACCGCCGCGGTGCTGCTGGCGATCGCGCTGATCCTTGAGCCGACCCTGTTTCCGGCCACGTCCAAGGGGCTGATGATGCTGATCGCCCTGGCGCTGATCAGCCATGCCGGTGGCCAGGGGCTTCTGGCGCTCGCCCTCGGATATCTGCCGGCCGGCTTCTCCTCGCTGGTGATCTTCCTGGAGGGCGTGGCCGCCGCCGTATTCGGCTGGATGATCCTCGGCGAGGACATGACCGGCATGCAGCTTCTGGGCGCCGCCGCGATCCTTCTGGGCGTCTGGATCGCCCGCCCACGCCGCCGCAGACAGACCGGTTGA
- a CDS encoding glycerate kinase type-2 family protein, translating to MSKDHRDTLRTLFDAAVAAAHPDGCLPPHLPEPPAGRIIVLAAGKAAGSMAVAAERHYLDTLSLPADRLTGLAIARYGYGRPTRRIRMVEASHPVPDEAGIAATGQTLERAASAGPDDLVLVLLSGGGSALWIAPADGVTLEAKQALTRALLASGARIGEINTVRRHLSRIKGGRLAAAAYPARLLTLAISDVAGDDPAAIASGPTVADPTSLADARAVLDKYAITPAPEITAALADPANETPKAGDSRLANAAYRLVATPAMALAAAERKALELGFETEVLGSDLEDDARDLAGDHAERARKRADEGRKVAILSGGEATVTLRGRGRGGPNQEFALALAIALHGRPGISGLAGDTDGTDGGGGKSDDPAGAIVTPDTLARASQLGLDADAFLEDNDSTGFFERLDDLLIPGPTFTNVNDFRAVIVDTDAD from the coding sequence ATGAGCAAAGACCACCGCGATACCCTCCGCACCCTGTTCGATGCGGCCGTCGCCGCGGCGCATCCCGACGGCTGCCTGCCACCGCATCTGCCGGAGCCTCCGGCCGGCCGGATCATCGTGCTCGCCGCCGGCAAGGCCGCCGGCAGCATGGCGGTCGCCGCCGAGCGCCATTACCTCGACACCCTGTCCCTGCCAGCGGACCGTCTGACGGGGCTCGCCATCGCCCGCTACGGCTATGGACGGCCGACCCGGCGGATCCGCATGGTCGAGGCCTCCCATCCTGTGCCGGACGAGGCCGGTATCGCGGCGACCGGGCAAACGCTGGAACGCGCCGCGTCCGCCGGCCCCGACGACCTGGTGCTGGTGCTTCTGTCGGGCGGCGGTTCGGCCCTGTGGATCGCACCGGCGGACGGCGTGACGCTCGAGGCCAAGCAGGCACTGACCCGCGCCCTGCTCGCCTCCGGCGCCCGCATCGGCGAGATCAACACGGTCCGCCGCCACTTGTCGCGCATCAAGGGCGGTCGGCTCGCGGCCGCCGCCTATCCGGCCCGGCTGCTGACGCTGGCGATTTCCGATGTTGCCGGCGACGATCCGGCTGCAATCGCCTCGGGTCCGACGGTCGCCGACCCCACCAGCCTCGCCGACGCCCGCGCCGTTCTCGACAAATACGCGATCACGCCCGCCCCGGAGATCACGGCGGCCCTCGCCGATCCCGCCAACGAAACGCCGAAAGCTGGCGATTCCCGCCTGGCGAACGCAGCCTACCGGCTCGTCGCGACGCCCGCGATGGCACTCGCGGCCGCCGAACGCAAAGCCCTCGAACTCGGCTTCGAAACGGAAGTCCTCGGCAGCGACCTGGAAGACGATGCGCGCGATCTTGCCGGAGATCACGCTGAACGCGCCCGCAAACGCGCCGATGAGGGCCGCAAGGTCGCGATCCTGTCGGGTGGCGAGGCGACGGTAACGCTGCGCGGCCGTGGCCGCGGCGGGCCGAATCAGGAGTTCGCGCTGGCGCTGGCGATCGCCCTGCACGGTCGCCCCGGTATCTCGGGACTTGCCGGCGACACCGACGGAACCGACGGCGGCGGCGGCAAATCCGACGATCCCGCCGGCGCCATCGTCACCCCGGATACGCTCGCTCGCGCCTCCCAACTCGGCCTCGACGCTGACGCATTTCTGGAAGACAACGATTCGACCGGCTTCTTCGAGCGTCTCGATGATCTGTTGATTCCCGGCCCGACGTTCACAAACGTCAACGATTTCCGGGCTGTAATCGTTGACACGGACGCCGACTGA